The window gcagagctggagaagatCCCAGGTGAGCAGCGCCATTGCCAACCAGACTTTCATCCAGCTGAAGGCAAAAGCTGCTCTACAGGCCATTCACCCTgtgagctcctcctgctcagctcctcagaggggacagggagggacagtcCTTCCATGGGGAACAGCTTCTGTCATCCATGGCACTGAAACACCTCCCTGCTGAAGTGTTCTCTGCAGGTGCAGGTGGTCAGAGTCCCTCTTTCTGTCCCTCACCTTTGCATGGGGTGTGTGCTGGGAGTTCTCTCACTGCCTGATACTTGCTAAGGGTCCCCCCTTGGagtcctgtccctctctctccctttccccctgcccttctcctgctgccccactcctGGTCCCACGCTGGGGCACACGTGAGCTCAGCCTTGTTTCCCTGTGGATgatcagcagggagaggagctgccctgtgcagagcctggaCGTGTCTGTGAGCGCAGGgcctgtggagagcagctctgcctgcaggagctggtgctggcaaGGGGAAGGctcagctggggcacagcctcCGGTGTGGCCTGGCTGGCCCCAGACTGTGCGCCTGGGCCTGGCTCAGGCAGGACACAGAGTGTGTTGGGAACAGCCtctggccccagggcagggacagctgagggaGGATCAGCCTTCCCTGACCGGGGGTCCTGtttgtgctccagctgcagccagcagagccagggcaaggagcagcccaggagagTCCAGGGAAACCCCTGCAATTCCTGCCGCCTCAAGCCATTGTGGGCTTGGAATTGTGTGGCCCACTTCAAAGCTGGAGCTCTTCATTTATTGGGCTACGGAAAGCACAAATGGGACATTGAAAAGGGATGAAAACTTGTTCTGGCTTtcttgtcccctccctgctaAAAGTGTGAGGGTAAAGGGAAAACCATTTCCAGATTGAGCCTTCATGGCCAACTGGAATTCCTGTGAGGGGAGGGTTTCTAAGAGGGAATGAGGGAGGAAAAGACCACCCACAGGAGAGCCCTGAGGTGAGGCCTTCTGTCAGGGAGGTGAAATCAGAGCCTTTGGGCCTGCTTGTGTCAGATAGCTGGCCTGCTGCTCAAGGAGGAAACATCAGTGACCCTGTGACCTTGTTCTTTCTTCACACAAAACAAAGATGAGGAAATTGCAATGGAACTGAAATCCAAGTTAAAGAAGACTGCCCGGGAGCTCTCCCGAAGAATTCAAACTCTGCAAGAAGATGTAAAGAAATGGCGTGAGACCATAAAGGATGAGCTTTGtgtttgcagagcagagctggagaagatCCCAGGTGAGCACGGCTATTGCCAACCAGACTTTCATCCAGCTGAAGGCAAAAGCTGCTCTACAGGCCATTCACCCTgtgagctcctcctgctcagctcctcagaggggacagggagggacagtcCTTCCATGGGGAACAGCTTCTGTCATCCATGGCACTGAAACACCTCCCTGCTGAAGTGTTCTCTGCAGGTGCAGGTGGTCAGAGTCCCTCTTCTGTCCCTCACCTTTGCATGGGGTGTGTGCTGGGAGTTCTCTCACTGCCTGATACTTGCTAAGGGTCCCCCCTTGGagtcctgtccctctctctccctttccccctgcccttctcctgctgccccactcctGGTCCCACGCTGGGGCACACGTGAGCTCAGCCTTGTTTCCCTGTGGATgatcagcagggagaggagctgccctgtgcagagcctggaCGTGTCTGTGAGCGCAGGgcctgtggagagcagctctgcctgcaggagctggtgctggcaaGGGGAAGGctcagctggggcacagcctcCAGTGTGGCCTGGCTGGCCCCAGACTGTGCGCCTGGGCCTGGCTCAGGCAGGGCACAGAGTGTGTTGGGAACAGCCtctggccccagggcagggacagctgagggaGGATCGGCCTTCCCTGACCGGGGGTCCTGtttgtgctccagctgcagccagcagagccagggcaaggagcagcccaggagagTCCACGGAAACCCCTGCAATTCCTGCCGCCTCAAGCCATTGTGGGCTTGGAATTGTGTGGCCCACTTCAAAGCTGGAGCTCTTTATTTATTGCGCTACGGAAAGCACAAATGGGACATTGAAAAGGGATGAAAACTCGTTCTGGCTTtcttgtcccctccctgctaAAAGTGTGAGGGTAAAGGGAAAACCATTTCCAGATTGTGCCTTCATGGATGGCCAACTGGAATTCCTGTGAGGGGAGGGTTTCTAAGAGGGAatgagggaggaaaagcccACCCACAGGAGAGCCCCGAGGCGAGACCTTCTGTCAGGGAGGTGAAATCAGAGCCTTTGGGCCTGCTTGTGTCAGATAGCTGGCCTGCTGCTCAAGGAGGAAACATCAGTGACCCTGTGACCTTGTTCTTTCATCACAGGAAACAAAGAGGAAGATATTGCAAGGGTCCTGGAATCCATGTTGAATAAGAACCACAGGCTGCTCTCCCAAAGAATTCAAACTCTGGAAGCAGATGTAGAGGAATGGTCAGAGGGAACATGGGATGAGCTTCAGCTTCGCAGACCAGAGTTGGAGAAGATCCGAGGTGAGCAGGGCCATTGCCAACCAGACTTTCATCCAGCTGAAGGCAAAAGCTGCTCTACAGGCCATTCACCCTgtgagctcctcctgctcagctcctcagaggggacagggagggacagtcCTTCCATGGGGAACAGCTTCTGTCATCCATGGCACTGAAACACCTCCCTGCTGAAGTGTTCTCTGCAGGTGCAGGTGGTCAGAGTCCCTCTTTCTGTCCCTCACCTTTGCATGGGGTGTGTGCTGGGAGTTCTCTCACTGCCTGATACTTGCTAAGGGTCCCCCCTTGGagtcctgtccctctctctccctttccccccgcccttctcctgctgccccactcctGGTCCCACGCTGGGGCACACGTGAGCTCAGCCTTGTTTCCCTGTGGATgatcagcagggagaggagctgccctgtgcagagcctggaCGTGTCTGTGAGCGCAGGgcctgtggagagcagctctgcctgcaggagctggtgctggcaaGGGGAAGGctcagctggggcacagcctcCGGTGTGGCCTGGCTGGCCCCAGACTGTGCGCCTGGGCCTGGCTCAGGCAGGACACAGAGTGTGTTGGGAACAGCCtctggccccagggcagggacagctgagggaGGATCGGCCTTCCCTGACCGGGGGTCCTGtttgtgctccagctgcagccagcagagccagggcaaggagcagcccaggagagTCCAGGGAAACCCCTGCAATTCCTGCCGCCTCAAGCCATTGTGGGCTTGGAATTGTGTGGCCCACTTCAAAGCTGGAGCTCTTTATTTATTGCGCTACGGAAAGCACAAATGGGACATTGAAAAGGGATGAAAACTCGTTCTGGCTTtcttgtcccctccctgctaAAAGTGTGAGGGTAAAGGGAAAACCATTTCCAGATTGAGCCTTCATGGCCAACTGGAATTCCTGTGAGGGGAGGGTTTCTAAGAGGGAATGAGGGAGGAAAAGACCACCCACAGGAGAGCCCTGAGGTGAGGCCTTCTGTCAGGGAGGTGAAATCAGAGCCTTTGGGCCTGCTTGTGTCAGATAGCTGGCCTGCTGCTCAAGGAGGAAACATCAGTGACCCTGTGACCTTGTTCTTTCATTGTTCTTTCAGGAAACAAAATGGAGCAAATTGCACAGGCCCTCAAATCTATGTTGAAGAACTGCCACAGGCTGATCTCCCAAAGAACTCATACTCTGGAAGAAGATGTCCAGGAATGTCTGGAGGCCACTAAGGATGAGCTTCGGCTTCGCAGAGCATAGCCGGAGAAGATCCCAGGTGAGCAGGGCTATTGCCAACCAGACTTTAATCCATCTGAAGGCAAAAGCTGCTCTACAGGCCATCCACactgagctcctcctgctcagctcctcaggggggatggggagggacagTCCTTCCATGGGGGACATGGAAATAATCCATGGCACATTCTTTGATCCATGTCACTGAAACAGCTTGTCTTGGTttacaagacaggtgtctgcttgggaaggcagaaaagcatcccttggaatggagaatgtaaaACCCTCGTCCCCCttcaaattattataattttgaaattaaggggctctcagcaAAGCTATGGGAATAgcaataacagttctttacccATATGTATAACAAGGCACACAGAacaccagcccctgcagcatcaccgatcacagagcaggagcccagtCCCACAGTTCTTTCCTAGTGTGTATAATGAGGCACACAGAacaccagcccctgcagcatcaccgatcacagagcaggagcccagtCCCACAGTTCTTTCCTAGTGGGTATAACAAGGCACACAGAacaccagcccctgcagcatcaccgatcacagagcaggagcccagtCCCACAGTTCTTTCCTAGTGGG of the Molothrus aeneus isolate 106 unplaced genomic scaffold, BPBGC_Maene_1.0 scaffold_34, whole genome shotgun sequence genome contains:
- the LOC136570532 gene encoding uncharacterized protein PF3D7_1120000-like, whose product is MSWWRKPGGFRVSLLSGAVVLLAEKGVEAAIDAIRRWNREKTNKALESKIDKASQDLDNEMKSLHEDFKKLQEIRAELEKIPDEEIAMELKSKLKKTARELSRRIQTLQEDVKKWRETIKDELCVCRAELEKIPGNKEEDIARVLESMLNKNHRLLSQRIQTLEADVEEWSEGTWDELQLRRPELEKIRGNKMEQIAQALKSMLKNCHRLISQRTHTLEEDVQECLEATKDELRLRRA